One Streptomyces sp. SAI-135 DNA segment encodes these proteins:
- a CDS encoding sugar ABC transporter permease, translated as MTTDITTENPQAAAVPPAGAAPRKVPRGHRRLLTRRDRITLAFMAGVPTVLHVALVWVTALASIALAFTSWDGIGFDSIRWVGLDNFRQLFTDNPQFWPALEHNIIWFVVLICIPTPLGLFLAVQLDKKIRFSRIYQTAFFLPVVVSLAVTGFVWQLVYNPDTGLINSLIGANKPGHYIDWIGDPDLNLWAVLIAASWRHTGYMMILYLAGLKGVDPSLREASSLDGANEWQTFKNVIFPTLRPTNTVVLVVTIIEALRAFDLVFVFNKGAQGTELLSILITNNIIGESSRIGYGSAIAVVLLLISLVVIIPYLIATFRKERRA; from the coding sequence ATGACTACCGACATCACCACCGAGAACCCGCAGGCGGCCGCCGTGCCGCCTGCGGGCGCTGCCCCCCGCAAGGTGCCCCGCGGGCACCGCCGTCTGCTGACCCGCCGGGACCGGATCACGCTCGCCTTCATGGCGGGGGTGCCCACCGTCTTGCATGTGGCGCTGGTGTGGGTGACCGCGCTGGCCTCGATCGCGCTGGCCTTCACCAGCTGGGACGGGATCGGCTTCGACTCCATCCGGTGGGTGGGGCTGGACAACTTCCGTCAGCTGTTCACCGACAACCCGCAGTTCTGGCCCGCCCTCGAGCACAACATCATCTGGTTCGTGGTGCTCATCTGCATCCCCACCCCGCTGGGCCTGTTCCTGGCGGTGCAGCTGGACAAGAAGATCCGTTTCTCCCGCATCTACCAGACCGCGTTCTTCCTGCCGGTCGTGGTCTCCCTCGCGGTCACCGGCTTCGTGTGGCAGCTCGTCTACAACCCCGACACCGGCCTGATCAACAGCCTCATCGGCGCCAACAAGCCCGGCCACTACATCGACTGGATCGGCGACCCCGACCTGAACCTGTGGGCCGTACTGATCGCCGCGTCCTGGCGCCACACCGGCTACATGATGATCCTCTACCTCGCCGGGCTGAAGGGCGTGGACCCCTCCCTGCGGGAGGCGTCCTCCCTGGACGGCGCCAACGAGTGGCAGACCTTCAAGAACGTCATCTTCCCCACCCTGCGCCCCACCAACACCGTCGTCCTGGTCGTCACCATCATCGAGGCCCTGCGCGCCTTCGACCTGGTCTTCGTCTTCAACAAGGGCGCCCAGGGCACCGAACTGCTGTCCATCCTGATCACCAACAACATCATCGGCGAGTCCAGCCGGATCGGCTACGGCTCCGCTATCGCCGTCGTCCTGCTGCTGATCTCCCTCGTCGTGATCATCCCCTACCTGATCGCGACCTTCCGCAAGGAGCGGCGCGCATGA